A region from the Cryptosporangium arvum DSM 44712 genome encodes:
- a CDS encoding NAD(P)/FAD-dependent oxidoreductase encodes MTRSVIVVGAGVLGCALADELIRRGATVTVVDAAEAGSGTSAATFAWINAHNKAPEAYRRLNVLGLEAHQRAAERWFHRSGTIELAHSGAQLDAVARKVRRFTGLGYAAELLTPSALLALEPSLSPDGLAGGARYAAEGWIDVPTMCLTLLHRAIAAGAVHLPHHRVEEIRAGRVVTDRRVLDADTVVLAAGNGSRALLRRAGIDFPVADASRASVGIISTTAPVDAGITHLVRAEGIALRPARNGGITYADQPTGGKWALDDPRIWTVPALLLDRARRLFPALHRTTTQSVGLGTRVLPEDGLTIADWVGPDHRTYAVATHSGVTLSAHLAAVVADEVLTGRRDESLREFGLSRFAGAGSPAQ; translated from the coding sequence ATGACACGCTCGGTCATCGTCGTCGGAGCGGGCGTACTGGGCTGCGCCCTCGCCGATGAACTCATCCGCCGGGGCGCCACCGTCACGGTCGTCGACGCCGCCGAAGCCGGCTCCGGAACCAGCGCGGCCACGTTCGCCTGGATCAACGCCCACAACAAGGCGCCGGAGGCGTACCGGCGGCTCAACGTCCTGGGCCTCGAGGCCCACCAGCGCGCGGCCGAGCGGTGGTTCCACCGGTCCGGCACGATCGAGCTGGCCCACAGCGGCGCGCAGCTGGACGCCGTCGCCCGGAAGGTGCGGCGGTTCACCGGCCTCGGTTACGCGGCCGAGTTGCTCACGCCGTCCGCCCTGCTCGCGCTCGAGCCGTCGCTCTCCCCGGACGGCCTGGCCGGAGGCGCCCGCTACGCCGCCGAGGGCTGGATCGACGTCCCGACGATGTGCCTGACGCTGCTGCACCGGGCGATCGCCGCCGGGGCCGTCCACCTCCCCCACCACCGCGTCGAGGAGATCCGGGCCGGGCGCGTCGTCACCGACCGGCGGGTGCTCGACGCCGACACCGTCGTCCTCGCCGCGGGCAACGGGTCGCGGGCGCTGCTGCGCCGCGCCGGGATCGACTTCCCGGTCGCGGACGCGTCGCGGGCCAGCGTCGGGATCATCAGCACCACCGCCCCCGTCGACGCCGGGATCACGCACCTGGTCCGCGCCGAGGGGATCGCGCTGCGGCCGGCCCGCAACGGTGGCATCACCTACGCCGACCAGCCGACCGGCGGCAAGTGGGCGCTCGACGACCCCCGCATCTGGACGGTGCCCGCGCTCCTGCTCGACCGGGCCCGCCGGCTGTTCCCCGCGCTCCACCGCACCACGACGCAGAGCGTGGGGCTGGGCACCCGTGTGCTGCCCGAGGACGGGCTCACGATCGCCGACTGGGTCGGCCCCGACCACCGCACCTACGCCGTCGCGACCCACAGCGGCGTCACGCTCTCGGCTCACCTCGCCGCGGTCGTCGCCGACGAAGTGCTCACCGGCCGGCGCGACGAGTCCCTGCGCGAGTTCGGGCTGTCCCGGTTCGCGGGGGCCGGGTCACCGGCCCAGTGA
- a CDS encoding GntR family transcriptional regulator, which produces MPPHLHQAIRAQLEARILSGDLGPGAKLPTEAELQAEHRVSRSVAQRVLTDLARDGLVVRRKRLGTHVAEGARQVNLMRSVDPRLDRAGLPGRMSVVSAGVVPAGRARVAVPGVAPDEAVTQLVRVRRDGDGTPLVAEVAALPFRLVPRLLDEELETVSVRAYLADHDVPIARSRMYFDPVLLDDEYAGLLEIEPGPAALRRRRLMWQPDGRIAESAAYYLRPGALEFYVEYTEPEGAP; this is translated from the coding sequence ATGCCACCGCACCTCCACCAGGCGATCCGGGCGCAGCTCGAGGCCCGGATCCTCTCCGGTGACCTCGGCCCCGGCGCGAAGCTGCCGACCGAGGCCGAGCTGCAGGCCGAGCACCGGGTCAGCCGGTCGGTGGCGCAGCGGGTGCTCACCGACCTGGCTCGGGACGGCCTGGTCGTGCGGCGCAAGCGCCTGGGGACCCACGTCGCCGAGGGGGCCCGGCAGGTCAACCTGATGCGGTCGGTGGATCCGCGGCTCGACCGGGCCGGGCTGCCCGGGCGGATGTCGGTCGTGTCCGCGGGCGTCGTGCCGGCCGGACGGGCCCGGGTGGCGGTGCCGGGCGTGGCACCGGACGAGGCGGTGACCCAGCTGGTGCGGGTCCGGCGCGACGGGGACGGGACACCCCTCGTCGCCGAGGTGGCGGCCCTCCCCTTCCGGCTCGTACCCCGCCTGCTCGACGAGGAGCTCGAGACGGTGTCGGTGCGTGCCTACCTCGCCGACCACGACGTGCCGATCGCCCGGTCGCGGATGTACTTCGACCCGGTCCTGCTCGACGACGAGTACGCCGGGCTGCTGGAGATCGAACCCGGCCCGGCCGCACTGCGCCGCCGCCGGTTGATGTGGCAGCCCGACGGCCGGATCGCCGAGTCCGCCGCCTACTACCTGCGCCCCGGCGCGCTGGAGTTCTACGTCGAGTACACCGAACCGGAGGGGGCGCCATGA
- a CDS encoding peroxidase-related enzyme (This protein belongs to a clade of uncharacterized proteins related to peroxidases such as the alkylhydroperoxidase AhpD.): protein MQSEQPVSRFGEVELADLPEDLRERLTPIAEKTGFLPNIFRALGRRPAELRAFLDYHDALMNSDDGLSKAERELVVVATSGANRCPYCVVAHGAILRIRAKDPRIADHVALDPHGCALEPRQRAIVDLALALCREPERFGEPHLRAARAAGLTDDEIWDVGSITALFAASNRLAHLCALRPNDEFYSLGR, encoded by the coding sequence ATGCAGAGCGAGCAGCCCGTGAGCCGGTTCGGCGAGGTCGAGCTGGCGGACCTGCCGGAGGATCTGCGTGAGCGGCTCACGCCGATCGCGGAGAAGACCGGTTTCCTGCCGAACATCTTCCGGGCCCTCGGGCGCCGGCCGGCCGAGCTCCGGGCCTTCCTGGACTACCACGACGCGCTGATGAACTCCGACGACGGGCTGTCGAAAGCGGAGCGGGAGCTGGTGGTCGTCGCCACGTCCGGGGCGAACCGGTGTCCGTACTGCGTGGTCGCCCACGGCGCGATCCTGCGGATCCGGGCGAAGGACCCGCGGATCGCCGACCACGTCGCGCTCGACCCGCACGGCTGTGCCCTCGAGCCGCGGCAGCGCGCGATCGTGGACCTGGCACTCGCGCTGTGCCGCGAACCCGAGCGCTTCGGGGAACCGCACCTGCGTGCGGCGCGTGCGGCCGGCCTGACGGACGACGAGATCTGGGACGTCGGATCGATCACCGCGCTGTTCGCGGCCTCCAACCGGCTGGCGCACCTCTGCGCGCTCCGCCCGAACGACGAGTTCTACTCACTGGGCCGGTGA
- a CDS encoding cellulase family glycosylhydrolase, which produces MNRRSLLGAAAVTVPVVVGAAIVGESVGSDLPAPVREEAGSQALVVPAANPAPPVVGAQFHGTWEMYWNGLTPNAMFTRHLDTLAAQGVQMIRTDVGWSSAQPTNAAPDPNQWYHKRLATVIDAVRARGMQIFLTVHQSPAWSRPGTGSEVKQYPADPNSIKPWLTFVAQTYGAKIAAIEVWNEPNLSEFVGISDAYQRAVKYVPLLKASYAAIKAGRSTVPVIFGGPSQTDDGFIRDCYALGAGGYFDIMGVHPYQGNQTKPPESTDITGKARMTNMPAIINLMAANGDGAKPIWWTEFGFSVHSNATVPAGQVWLFGVPDDATAASYLSRSFYLAWQQWPQVKLGVVYCAYKTPSDSYGHQYGFRMIEPDGTAKPQLHALAAIRQAFGSLQRL; this is translated from the coding sequence ATGAACCGCCGATCTCTGTTGGGCGCGGCCGCGGTGACCGTGCCGGTCGTCGTGGGCGCGGCGATCGTCGGCGAGTCCGTGGGCAGCGACCTCCCGGCGCCCGTGCGCGAGGAAGCCGGTAGCCAGGCACTCGTGGTGCCGGCCGCGAACCCGGCGCCCCCGGTGGTGGGGGCGCAGTTCCACGGCACGTGGGAGATGTACTGGAACGGCCTGACGCCGAACGCGATGTTCACCAGGCACCTGGACACGCTCGCGGCGCAGGGCGTCCAGATGATCCGCACCGACGTGGGCTGGTCGTCGGCGCAGCCGACGAACGCCGCCCCCGACCCGAACCAGTGGTACCACAAGCGACTGGCCACGGTGATCGACGCCGTGCGGGCCCGGGGTATGCAGATCTTCCTGACCGTGCACCAGTCGCCGGCGTGGTCGCGGCCGGGCACCGGCAGCGAGGTGAAGCAGTACCCGGCCGACCCGAACTCGATCAAGCCGTGGCTGACGTTCGTCGCGCAGACCTACGGCGCGAAGATCGCCGCGATCGAGGTGTGGAACGAGCCGAACCTGTCGGAGTTCGTCGGCATCAGCGACGCCTACCAGCGGGCGGTGAAGTACGTGCCGCTGCTCAAGGCGTCCTACGCCGCGATCAAGGCCGGCCGCTCGACGGTGCCGGTGATCTTCGGCGGCCCGTCGCAGACCGACGACGGGTTCATCCGCGACTGCTACGCGCTCGGCGCGGGCGGCTACTTCGACATCATGGGTGTGCACCCCTACCAGGGCAACCAGACGAAGCCGCCGGAGTCGACCGACATCACCGGCAAGGCCCGGATGACGAACATGCCCGCGATCATCAACCTGATGGCCGCGAACGGCGACGGCGCGAAGCCGATCTGGTGGACCGAGTTCGGGTTCAGCGTGCACTCGAACGCCACCGTGCCGGCCGGGCAGGTCTGGCTGTTCGGCGTGCCGGACGACGCCACCGCCGCGTCCTACCTGTCCCGCTCGTTCTACCTGGCCTGGCAGCAGTGGCCGCAGGTGAAGCTCGGCGTCGTCTACTGCGCGTACAAGACGCCGTCGGACTCCTACGGCCACCAGTACGGCTTCCGGATGATCGAGCCCGACGGCACCGCCAAACCGCAGCTGCACGCCCTCGCCGCGATCCGGCAGGCTTTCGGCTCGCTGCAGCGACTCTGA
- a CDS encoding oxidoreductase, with the protein MTAKNFLITGVSSGLGRAFAVAALEAGHTVAGTVRTSPDAAAFAALHPRRARAHVLDVTDDDAVVALAAAVGPVDVLIANAGYGLEGTFEETPLAALRAQFDVNVFGAVATIQAVLPAMRRRRRGHILAVTSMGGLAGFPGVSGYCGSKYALEGILESLAPEIADFGIHVTAVEPGSFRTDWAGRSMTRVPRTIADYDAVFDPIRDARRNASGRQLGDPARAAAAVLRILDEPAPPRHLVLGSDALRVVRTARDAVDHDLATWEELSRSTDH; encoded by the coding sequence ATGACCGCCAAGAACTTTCTGATCACCGGTGTCAGCAGCGGGCTCGGCCGTGCGTTCGCGGTCGCCGCGCTCGAGGCCGGCCACACCGTCGCCGGTACCGTCCGCACGAGCCCCGACGCGGCCGCCTTCGCCGCGCTCCACCCGCGGCGGGCGCGGGCCCACGTCCTCGACGTGACCGACGACGACGCCGTCGTCGCGCTGGCGGCGGCCGTCGGCCCGGTGGACGTGCTGATCGCCAACGCCGGGTACGGCCTCGAAGGCACGTTCGAGGAGACCCCGCTCGCGGCCCTGCGCGCCCAGTTCGACGTGAACGTCTTCGGGGCGGTGGCCACGATCCAGGCCGTCCTGCCCGCGATGCGCCGACGCCGCCGCGGCCACATCCTGGCCGTCACCTCGATGGGTGGGCTCGCCGGCTTCCCCGGCGTGTCCGGCTACTGCGGCAGCAAGTACGCGCTCGAAGGCATTCTCGAGTCCCTCGCCCCGGAGATCGCCGATTTCGGGATCCACGTCACCGCGGTGGAACCCGGCTCGTTCCGCACCGACTGGGCCGGGCGCTCGATGACCCGGGTGCCGCGCACGATCGCCGACTACGACGCGGTGTTCGACCCGATCCGCGACGCCCGCCGGAACGCGAGCGGCAGGCAGCTCGGCGACCCGGCCCGCGCGGCCGCCGCGGTCCTGCGGATCCTCGACGAGCCCGCGCCGCCGCGCCACCTCGTCCTCGGTTCCGACGCGCTGCGCGTGGTCCGCACCGCCCGCGACGCCGTCGACCACGACCTCGCGACCTGGGAGGAACTCTCCCGCTCCACCGACCATTGA
- a CDS encoding helix-turn-helix transcriptional regulator gives MTGNELGEFLRSHRSRLRPGDVGLVSYGARRVAGLRREEVAVLAGMNSDYYARLEQGRERSPSPQILDALGTALRMDEPAREHLYRLAGTARDTRRPPRETVSGPLRNLLDAHAGVPAFVLNPAKDFIALNPIAEALFAPFADVDNLARMTFLDSAAPEFFPRWDRFAESVVAGLRHAAGLDPEYPRLRAVVRSLQERSDTFAALWSSHAVYGKTQDATELHHPGVGPLALVSQSFDVRGAAGQLLVVYQPEPGSPSAEALDRLAASVLHPDGLQDVRRAGGAGGREVDRLVGIVERERHLRAVDRP, from the coding sequence ATGACCGGCAACGAACTGGGCGAGTTCCTGCGCTCCCACCGCTCCCGGCTGCGCCCCGGCGACGTGGGCCTGGTGTCGTACGGCGCCCGGCGGGTCGCCGGGCTGCGTCGCGAGGAGGTCGCGGTGCTGGCCGGGATGAACAGCGACTACTACGCCCGGCTGGAGCAGGGCCGCGAGCGGAGCCCGTCCCCGCAGATCCTCGACGCGCTGGGCACGGCGCTCCGGATGGACGAGCCGGCGCGCGAGCACCTGTACCGGCTCGCCGGCACGGCCCGCGACACCCGGCGACCGCCCAGGGAGACGGTGAGCGGTCCGCTCCGGAACCTGCTCGACGCGCACGCGGGCGTCCCGGCGTTCGTCCTGAACCCGGCGAAGGACTTCATCGCGCTCAACCCGATCGCCGAGGCGCTGTTCGCTCCCTTCGCCGACGTGGACAACCTCGCGCGCATGACGTTTCTCGACTCGGCGGCCCCGGAGTTCTTCCCCCGCTGGGACCGCTTCGCCGAGTCGGTCGTGGCCGGGCTGCGCCACGCGGCCGGGCTCGACCCGGAGTACCCGCGGCTACGTGCGGTGGTGCGCTCGCTGCAGGAGCGGAGCGACACGTTCGCCGCGCTCTGGTCGTCGCACGCGGTGTACGGCAAGACGCAGGACGCCACCGAACTGCACCACCCCGGCGTCGGCCCGCTCGCGCTGGTCTCCCAGTCCTTCGACGTGCGGGGAGCGGCGGGCCAGCTGCTCGTCGTCTATCAGCCGGAGCCCGGCAGCCCGAGCGCGGAGGCGCTGGACCGGCTCGCTGCGTCAGTCCTTCACCCGGACGGGTTGCAGGACGTACGCCGAGCCGGCGGCGCCGGGGGGCGCGAGGTCGACCGGCTTGTGGGGATCGTCGAACGAGAGCGCCACCTGCGTGCCGTCGACCGCCCGTAA